The following are from one region of the Paenalkalicoccus suaedae genome:
- a CDS encoding NAD(P)/FAD-dependent oxidoreductase — protein MAAVASASHGASVLLLDKGSKLGRKLAISGGGRCNVTNRVDAAEIIKHIPGNGRFMYSPFSIFNNEDIIAFFEGLNIPLKEEDNGRMFPVNDKAIEVVRALLNKIRSLNVEIRTKTEVADIHYTEDAVSAVELTDGELIQAKNVIVAVGGMSVPYTGSTGDGYPWAKKAGHTITDLYPTEVPITMSDSFIHTKELQGLSLRDVQLSVIDPKKGKLIKAHRGDMIFTHFGVSGPIGLRCSQYVIKAKKKHDVSSVPMEIDLFVDENEETLFQRLNKVIQSEPKKAVKNALSGFAPERLMPILLKNASIDGMTVCTELGHDKIRALAKAMKHIELTATGTLSIEKAFVTGGGVSVKEVYPKRMESKMKQGLFFCGEVMDLHGYTGGYNITVAFSTGYTAGKAAAERCAVEGNEVVQ, from the coding sequence ATGGCAGCAGTCGCGAGTGCGTCTCACGGCGCTAGCGTGCTTTTACTGGATAAAGGCAGTAAGCTCGGGCGCAAGCTAGCTATTTCCGGAGGCGGACGCTGCAACGTGACGAACCGAGTCGATGCCGCTGAAATCATTAAGCACATCCCAGGTAACGGTCGATTTATGTACAGTCCCTTCTCTATCTTTAACAACGAGGATATCATTGCCTTTTTTGAAGGGTTGAATATCCCGTTAAAGGAAGAAGATAACGGCAGAATGTTCCCCGTTAATGATAAAGCGATTGAGGTTGTTCGAGCATTATTAAATAAGATTCGATCGTTAAACGTGGAGATACGCACTAAAACAGAGGTTGCGGACATCCATTATACAGAGGATGCTGTCAGTGCCGTGGAGCTTACGGACGGAGAGTTAATTCAAGCTAAAAACGTGATCGTAGCAGTCGGTGGTATGTCTGTCCCTTACACGGGATCCACTGGCGACGGCTACCCGTGGGCGAAAAAAGCCGGTCACACGATCACCGATTTATACCCGACTGAGGTACCCATCACGATGAGCGACAGCTTTATCCACACGAAGGAGCTTCAAGGGCTCTCCCTTCGCGACGTGCAACTCTCCGTGATCGATCCAAAAAAGGGTAAGCTTATTAAAGCCCATCGCGGCGACATGATTTTCACCCATTTTGGTGTCTCCGGTCCGATCGGCCTGCGCTGTAGCCAGTATGTCATCAAGGCTAAAAAGAAGCATGACGTATCCTCCGTGCCTATGGAGATCGATCTTTTTGTGGACGAAAATGAAGAGACACTATTCCAGAGATTGAATAAAGTGATTCAATCAGAGCCTAAGAAAGCCGTTAAGAATGCGCTATCCGGCTTTGCTCCGGAACGATTAATGCCGATTCTTTTAAAGAATGCTTCTATTGATGGCATGACTGTATGCACGGAGCTTGGTCACGATAAAATACGTGCATTAGCAAAAGCGATGAAGCACATTGAGCTGACAGCAACCGGTACCTTGTCGATTGAGAAAGCATTCGTAACTGGCGGTGGCGTCAGCGTGAAAGAAGTCTACCCAAAACGAATGGAATCCAAAATGAAGCAAGGCCTCTTCTTTTGCGGAGAAGTCATGGATCTGCACGGATACACTGGTGGATATAATATTACCGTCGCCTTCTCCACTGGCTATACGGCTGGGAAAGCTGCAGCGGAGCGGTGTGCGGTAGAAGGAAATGAAGTCGTGCAATAG